The Eremothecium cymbalariae DBVPG#7215 chromosome 1, complete sequence DNA segment AAGcacaagaagaaacaggTGTCCAAGAAACAGCGTGCCACCAAGGCATCTGTGGGCCGGGTGGCGTCATCGTCGCTAGCAGCCGacgccgccgccgccgcagCGGCGGCGGCGCGTCCGCGGCCCGGGCGGTTCCAGGCACCGCCCGGCTTTAGGAGGCGCTAGCGCTGTGTAATTGTGTAGCTATGTACAGTGGGTGACGCATGGGCGGCTGCATGCACCTGCACATGCATGTGCAGGTGCATGCATGTGCGTGCATGTGGGTGGGCGGACTAGCCGCGCAGCGGTCACGTGCCGCGCCTGCCCGACGGTCGGTTGCCGCGATTTCCGTCCGCCGCAGCCACTTTTTGTATTCCTagtttcaacaacaaaatgCGATTTTTTCCGTTTTTTGTGAAGTTCCTTTCTCCCAgtaaaaatattttgggaTTTGGGCTTGGAAGAGCCAGCGACCCAGAGAGAGAAGCCAGAGAGACAGAGAGGGAATCGAATAGGTTTCGGTGTCGAATAGGAGAGAAGTAAACGGAGTTTTGTATTTATCAATCACATGGGCAACTTGCCAAGTCATTCAGAGACAAACTCAGTATTAGATAGGTTTGGTATTAGTGGAAGGGAAAAAATGTCGGAAAATATCAAGGATGTATCTATGGTTGATATAAACGAGGCAGGTAACAAGGCTGGTAGAGAGGGAGTCGGGGGGGCGGATGGGGAAGCGCGGGGGGGGGGACAGGGCGGTGGTAATAGtaatggtgatgatggtgGTATGGTGGTGGGTGAGGGGATGAGTCAGACGTTTTCGCAGCTGAGTCTGGGTCGGAAGGAGGGGAGAGTGCGTTCTGGGAAGCGGTCCACGACGCTTCTGTTTGATTACCAGGAGGAAGGTTCTACGTGCCAGAGGGTCGATGGGAGGTCTAATTCAGACATAGAGTCTATGGAGGGTGAGGGGCAGGGGCAGGGGCAGGGGCAGCAGGATGGTAATGTGGCAGACGCGAGGGTTGTttcgcagcagcagcagcagagcggtggtggtggtgctcCCGCACCTGCAGATCAGGGGTCTCCCTTGATGGTGCCGGTGGATATTACATGGCAGCAGGGTGGGACCAAGGTTTATGTCACAGGTTCTTTTACTGGTTGGCGCAAGATGATTGGTCTTGTAGCTGCACCGAATAATCCCGGGTTGTTCCACATAAAGTTGCAATTGCCTCCTGGGACGCATAGGTTCCGTTTTATTGTGGACAACGAGCTTCGTTTCAGCGACTTCTTGCCGACTGCCACGGATCAAATGGGTAATTTTGTAAACTATATGGAGATCGTAGCCTCGCCGCCGTCGCAGGAACAACAGCCAGCGAGTGATTTGCAGTACGTTTCTGATGAGGGTCCGATATCAAAGCATGTCGAAAACATCCGCGAGGGCCGTTCTGATGCCGCGTCCGCCGCGGTCGACGAAGAACGGGGCATGAGTTCACGCTCAAAGCTTGCCCTCCAGATAGAAGACGACCCGGATGACATGGGAGACGGTTACACCCGTTTCCGCGAAgaatcaaaagaaataccAGTCTATGAGTTCACTCAGGATATCCCCGCGGTGTTCACCGACCCGTCCGTGATGGGCCAGTATTACCTCACCTTAGACCAGCAGAAAAATAATCAACAGAACCTTGCGTGGCTAACTCCGCCACAGCTACCCCCCCACTTGGAACACGTTATATTAAACCATTACAATAAATCGGCCGATGGTGCAAGTGAAAACACCTCCGGTGCACTACCGATACCAAACCATGTCGTTCTCAACCACCTTGCAACTAGCAGCATCAAACACAACACCTTGTGTGTCGCAAGCATCGTCAGATATAAATCCAAGTATGCAACTCAGATTCTCTACGCCCCATTACACTAATAGAACCTAGTATACCCCGTCATAATCCTTCGTTTACACATCTCATTTCATATATTATGTATAAACTCCCGGCTTCGTGTAAtaacaagaacaaaaagaCAGACGACGCAGAGTTGCGCTCTGGAGTCTACTGCTATGCACTGCTGTCAACACCAGTCATCCAACCACTGTTCGCTCATCCATTCACTCTTGTCTGCTTTATGGGCATTGCATCGTCTGTCGTTGAAAGCGATGTCGCTGCACGCGTTCTTTCTGAAAACGGCGTTTTGGCTCAAGCTTCCCACTAA contains these protein-coding regions:
- the SIP2 gene encoding Sip2p (similar to Ashbya gossypii AER361C), with the protein product MGNLPSHSETNSVLDRFGISGREKMSENIKDVSMVDINEAGNKAGREGVGGADGEARGGGQGGGNSNGDDGGMVVGEGMSQTFSQLSLGRKEGRVRSGKRSTTLLFDYQEEGSTCQRVDGRSNSDIESMEGEGQGQGQGQQDGNVADARVVSQQQQQSGGGGAPAPADQGSPLMVPVDITWQQGGTKVYVTGSFTGWRKMIGLVAAPNNPGLFHIKLQLPPGTHRFRFIVDNELRFSDFLPTATDQMGNFVNYMEIVASPPSQEQQPASDLQYVSDEGPISKHVENIREGRSDAASAAVDEERGMSSRSKLALQIEDDPDDMGDGYTRFREESKEIPVYEFTQDIPAVFTDPSVMGQYYLTLDQQKNNQQNLAWLTPPQLPPHLEHVILNHYNKSADGASENTSGALPIPNHVVLNHLATSSIKHNTLCVASIVRYKSKYATQILYAPLH